A stretch of the Macaca thibetana thibetana isolate TM-01 chromosome X, ASM2454274v1, whole genome shotgun sequence genome encodes the following:
- the TAC4 gene encoding LOW QUALITY PROTEIN: tachykinin-4 (The sequence of the model RefSeq protein was modified relative to this genomic sequence to represent the inferred CDS: inserted 2 bases in 1 codon; deleted 1 base in 1 codon): MPRLFNRSQRANQSLQEASSDCEGLPEDSGTVRAHHAALPRLVLLLLMELSVCTVAGDSGEEQTXSTEAETWITVALEEGAGPSIWLQLQEVKTGKASQFFGLMGKSVGGRPLIQPRRKKALQLEHTLQGLLGKRSLSTEGREDEAQGSE, from the exons atgccaagaTTATTCAATAG GAGCCAAAGAGCCAACCAAAGCCTGCAGGAGGCATCTTCAGACTGCGAGGGGCTCCCAGAGGATTCTGGGACAGTGCGGGCTCACCATGCTGCCTTGCCTCGCCTCGTCCTGCTTCTCCTGATGGAGCTGTCCGTGTGCACTGTGGCAGGTGATAGTGGAGAGGAACAGAC CAGCACTGAAGCAGAGACCTGGATAACTGTGGCCTTGGAGGAAGGCGCTGGCCCCAGCATTTGGCTCCAGCTGCAGGAGGTGAAGACGGGCAAGGCAAGCCAGTTCTTTGGGCTGATGGGGAAGTCAGTGGGAGGAAGACCTCTGATCCAgccaaggagaaaaaaagcattG CAGCTGGAACACACGCTCCAGGGCCTCCTGGGCAAGAGAAGCCTGTCCACAGAAGGCAGAGAGGATGAGGCCCAAGGTTCAGAGTAA